A section of the Oreochromis niloticus isolate F11D_XX linkage group LG9, O_niloticus_UMD_NMBU, whole genome shotgun sequence genome encodes:
- the LOC112847886 gene encoding zinc finger protein 678-like translates to MSSTQKDQHGERSQRSQEADKPHRRKGEKKYTCDECGKDFTGKANLKKHQVIHTGERPFSCDLCGKTFSWKDALKQHQLIHSGVKAYSCDQCGRAFTQSGSLQRHLVTHSGIKAYSCDICGKTFSHIRNRNRHLRIHTGHDVYCCDQCGRHFTTHAKLQQHMFTHTEGRPYKCDQCEKTFKSPHYLRGHQQIHTRKRLYKCSYCEKQSDTDGSSSHSCHHCGKDFRCDLCGKTFSHQYTLKVHQRRHTGDKLKYCKECGRSFTTSSRLKRHELIHSGVKKHLCDQCGSSFITAGHLEKHKRVHTGEKPFKCRDSDKSFSQSGNRIFPERAHMEGNYSCDQCDKSFRNLSSYSEHKRSHVTNKLFHCYQCAQTFTSLSALCKHQRDHSGLKSLPSLDHSESEETERSS, encoded by the exons atgagctcaacacagaag gaccaacatggagagagaagtcagcgctctcaggaggccgacaaacctcacagaagaaagggagagaaaaaatacacctgtgatgagtgtgggaaggattttactggGAAGGCTAATCTAAAAAaacatcaggtcatccacactggagagagaccgttcagctgtgacttgtgtggaaagactTTTTCCTGGAAGGATGCTCtaaaacaacaccaactcatccacagtggagttaaagcgtacagctgtgatcagtgtggcagagcttttactcaaagTGGTAGCTTACAgaggcatctagttacccactctggaattaaggcatacagctgtgacatttgtgggaAAACTTTCAGCCATATACGGAATCGAAATagacacctacgcattcacactggacatgatgtgtactgctgtgatcagtgtggcagacaTTTTACAACACATGCAAAGTTACAACaacacatgtttacccacactgagggacgaccttataaatgtgaccagtgtgagaagacttttaaatctccacattACCTGAGAggacaccaacagatccacaccagaaagagactctacaagtgcagttactgtgag aagcagagcgacacagatggatccagttctcattcctgtcatcactgtgggaaagactttcgttgtgacctttgtgggaaaacTTTCAGTCACCAATACACTCTAAAAgtacatcaacgtagacacactggagacaaactgaaatactgcaaagaatgtgggagaagcttcaCCACATCAAGTAGATTAAAACGCCATGAACTgattcacagtggggttaaaaagcacctctgtgatcagtgtgggtcatccttcattACTGCAGGTCACCTTGAAAAacacaaacgagtccacacaggagagaaaccatttaAGTGCAGAGAcagtgacaaaagcttctcacaatcaGGTAATCGTATTTTCCCTGAACGTgcacacatggaaggaaactacagctgtgaccagtgtgacaagagcttcaggaatctcagttcatactctgaacacaaacgatcccacgttactaataaactgtttcactgttaccaatgtgcccaaacattcacctcattgtctgctctgtgcaaacatcagcgtgatcactcagggctgaaatcactcccatcactggatcacagtgaatctgaagagacagaaagatcctcttgA
- the LOC109194491 gene encoding uncharacterized protein LOC109194491 isoform X2, translated as METLPHNKQMDSSSCGVLVLKFAEHYLMSGEVTRVLSTPEAIGLQRTEIACELLEHQSNADDYCVVCSMLEADPESSMIEMVQCDFCLRWAHFGCAQYESSLVKYLCDKCA; from the exons ATGGAGACTCTGCCACACAACAAGCAGATGGACTCCAGCAGTTGTGGAGTTTTAGTGTTGAAG tttgccGAACACTACCTTATGAGTGGAGAGGTTACTAGGGTGCTGTCCACTCCAGAAGCCATTGGGCTGCAACGCACAGAAATTGCTTGCGAACTGCTAGAACATCAAA GTAATGCTGATGACTACTGTGTGGTTTGTTCCATGCTGGAAGCCGATCCTGAGTCCAGTATGATTGAAatg GTGCAGTGTGACTTTTGTCTCAGATGGGCACATTTTGGATGTGCTCAATATGAGAGCAGCCTGGTCAAGTACTTGTGCGACAAATGTGCATAA
- the LOC109194491 gene encoding uncharacterized protein LOC109194491 isoform X1, which yields MYGREAVFPSEVPAQVPISNIILPDDKRYSDYVQSESEAQHAVKETAQENIAKSQDKQKVAYAKQVLKKYKNVVYNVGDQILLLNMRKRGRKGGRLEPDFSGPYTIDDISGKCVGPKNAEGNTLKSLYSIDHIKPYRTSHPVQVSTPTEPVESSPSSEMQPCSPQHHPEALQNNRPSVIQFAPKIAQVKSVQAPEELVPVTPQKPSTQEKVKWLWAAKDTGRVEAVVGPYKLYDSSFRTLEDSGWLSDEVIDGYLHCLIRKQKEPVYQLSCVVATSLFSGKFKCVTKMLFPAEDIWLCPLNFGAHWILVVVKPNIGLTT from the exons ATGTATGGAAGAGAGGCAGTATTTCCATCAGAAGTGCCTGCTCAAGTGCCG ATTTCCAACATCATTCTGCCAGACGACAAAAGGTACAGTGACTATGTACagtctgaaagtgaagcacaacaTGCAGTTAAAGAAACTGCGCAAGAAAACATTGCGAAGTCACAAGACAAGCAAAAGGTTGCATACGCCAAGCAGGTcctgaaaaagtacaaaaatgttGTGTACAATGTAGGGGATCAAATTCTGCTTCTAAATATGAGGAAACGTGGGCGAAAAGGAGGAAGACTTGAACCGGATTTTTCAGGTCCCTACACAATTGATGACATCAGTGGAAAATGTGTTGGACCGAAAAACGCTGAGGGAAATACTTTAAAAAGTCTATACAGTATTGACCACATTAAACCTTATAGAACAAGCCACCCTGTCCAAGTCTCAACTCCAACTGAACCTGTTGAGAGTAGCCCATCTTCTGAGATGCAGCCTTGCAGTCCTCAGCATCATCCTGAAGCGCTGCAAAATAACAGACCCTCTGTCATACAGTTTGCACCAAAAATAGCTCAGGTAAAATCAGTCCAAGCACCAGAAGAGCTTGTACCAGTGACCCCCCAGAAACCCAGCACGCAAGAAAAAG tgaaGTGGCTTTGGGCTGCAAAAGACACCGGGCGTGTGGAGGCAGTCGTTGGGCCATACAAATTGTATGACTCTTCTTTTCGCACACTGGAGGACAGTGGGTGGCTTTCTGATGAG GTCATTGATGGATACCTGCACTGCCTCATTAGGAAACAAAAG GAACCCGTGTATCAGTTGTCTTGCGTTGTTGCAACCTCTCTGTTTTCTGGGAAGTTTAAATGTGTCACCAAG aTGTTGTTTCCGGCTGAGGACATTTGGTTGTGCCCACTGAACTTCGGTGCACACTGGATCCTTGTG GTTGTCAAACCTAATATAGGTTTGACAACCTAG